CATTAGTCCCGAGAACTTAAAAGAGTTGGGCTCAAGTCCGGAATTATCATGACTACGGTCTCTGGCAAACAGCGCGAACTCCGACAACGCGACGACCTCTTTCTTCGGCTGGCGCAAGCCATGTTGCTCAGCGACGGGTATCATGGCCTGACCATGAGCCGGATAGCCGAGGCCGCGCGGTTTTCGAAGGGCACTGTCTACGCGAGATTTGCGTGCAAAGAGGAACTCGTTGCGGAATTGGGCTTTCGGTGCACGCAAAAGCGCCTGGAGATGATTGAACGCTGCGTGCAGTTTCCTGGCAGGCCGCGAGAACGAATGGTTGCGCTGGGAGAAGCAACGGAACACTTCTTCCGCTTGTACCCCGACGAACTCCGGGTCATTCACATCATTGACGCGGAGGCCGTGCTCGAGAAAGTATCCGAAGAGCAGCGTGCCCGAATGAAGTCCGCCGACTTGCGCGTGTTCGAAATCATGTCTTCCATTATCGTGGATGCCGTGGACTGCGGTGACTTGGTATTGCCTGCCCGCAGCAGTCCGGCAGAATTGTGCTTCGCGTTGTGGGGGCTTGTCGATGGTGGGGCCAGTGCCGTTCTCGGTGGCCTGCCTCTCTCCCATCTTGGGATTTCGGATTCGTACGGAGCGATCGCTCGTGGATGCCACCTGCTTATGGATGGCTCCGGCTGGCATCCACTCTCCAGCGAGTGGCAATACAGCACCGTCGCCCGTCAGATTCGCGAGGCGGTTCTATCCGACGAGGCGCGGCAGGTATCTTCCCGTCTGGCTCGCCAAGCACAAGACGTCTCGGCAAGCTGAGTCATTTCGCCTACTCAGATCGCAAGCACTGAATCCATACTTTTCGCGATCGGGGCCCATCGAACTCGCAGAAATAGACGGACTGCCACGTGCCCAACTGAATCCGCCCGCTCTTAACGAGTACCTGCTGGCTGAAGCCCATCATGCACGCTTTCACGTGCGCCGCCGCGTTTCCCTCCGCGTGGGCATAGCCCGCGTCCCACGGCACGACTCGATTCAGTGCCGTCTTCATGTCCGCGACCACGTCGGGATCGGCGTTTTCGTTGATCGTTATGCCGGCTGTCGTGTGTGGGACGAAGACCACGCACACGCCATCCTTGACCTTCGCTTCATCCACGGCGCGCTGCACGTGACGGTCAATGTTGACGAACTGGCAGTGTTCCGTGGTCCGTATGTTAATTTCGGTCATGCTTTGACTCCTCCCAAGAGGAATCATAGCAATTCACGGCTTCGGTGCGCGCGTCACGAGTGCGTACCTCATGATCCAGAGTACCGCTGCATTCATCGAGTGTAATG
The nucleotide sequence above comes from Candidatus Hydrogenedentota bacterium. Encoded proteins:
- a CDS encoding TetR/AcrR family transcriptional regulator encodes the protein MTTVSGKQRELRQRDDLFLRLAQAMLLSDGYHGLTMSRIAEAARFSKGTVYARFACKEELVAELGFRCTQKRLEMIERCVQFPGRPRERMVALGEATEHFFRLYPDELRVIHIIDAEAVLEKVSEEQRARMKSADLRVFEIMSSIIVDAVDCGDLVLPARSSPAELCFALWGLVDGGASAVLGGLPLSHLGISDSYGAIARGCHLLMDGSGWHPLSSEWQYSTVARQIREAVLSDEARQVSSRLARQAQDVSAS
- a CDS encoding secondary thiamine-phosphate synthase enzyme YjbQ, with amino-acid sequence MTEINIRTTEHCQFVNIDRHVQRAVDEAKVKDGVCVVFVPHTTAGITINENADPDVVADMKTALNRVVPWDAGYAHAEGNAAAHVKACMMGFSQQVLVKSGRIQLGTWQSVYFCEFDGPRSRKVWIQCLRSE